The following are encoded together in the Clostridia bacterium genome:
- a CDS encoding Cof-type HAD-IIB family hydrolase: protein MKYSLIASDFDGTIYNGKEVSPKVKKAIAAYREAGGTFVIATGRIYPSIRKLIASVGADDYCVACQGAAFYRVDSGEPIRSFPLPNDLAMKAFRYFEERNYVFHAYSDKEFFVKEENPLSKAYSEYCAVEPTFVHAPLSLALPSSFCPNKIMGIVPEGVIDDCIKEVRALLGEAVEVSKSSPIFLEITSAKAGKGNCVLALADYLGIPREKTVAVGDNLNDLSMIRAAAVGAAVGNAVEGLKTEADVVLPPITEDGVADLIERILKDEL, encoded by the coding sequence ATGAAATACTCTTTGATTGCAAGTGATTTTGACGGGACGATCTATAACGGAAAAGAGGTCAGCCCCAAAGTAAAGAAGGCGATCGCGGCGTATCGCGAAGCGGGCGGGACCTTCGTCATCGCGACGGGGCGCATCTATCCATCGATCCGAAAGCTTATCGCTTCGGTCGGCGCGGACGACTATTGCGTCGCCTGTCAGGGCGCGGCGTTTTATCGCGTGGATTCGGGTGAACCCATCCGCAGTTTTCCCCTTCCGAATGATCTCGCAATGAAGGCGTTTCGCTATTTCGAAGAAAGGAATTACGTCTTTCACGCTTATTCGGATAAAGAGTTTTTCGTAAAAGAAGAGAACCCTCTTTCCAAGGCGTATTCCGAATATTGCGCGGTCGAACCGACCTTCGTCCACGCGCCTTTGTCCCTTGCGCTTCCTTCCTCGTTTTGCCCGAATAAGATCATGGGCATTGTCCCCGAAGGCGTGATCGACGATTGCATAAAAGAAGTCCGCGCGCTCCTCGGCGAGGCGGTCGAAGTCTCGAAAAGTTCCCCGATCTTTCTTGAAATCACGAGCGCGAAAGCGGGGAAAGGAAATTGCGTGCTCGCGCTTGCCGATTACCTCGGCATCCCGCGCGAAAAGACGGTCGCCGTAGGCGATAATCTGAACGATCTCTCGATGATCCGCGCGGCGGCGGTCGGCGCGGCGGTCGGAAACGCGGTGGAAGGTCTTAAAACGGAAGCGGACGTCGTCCTCCCGCCCATAACGGAAGACGGGGTCGCCGATTTGATCGAAAGAATCCTTAAAGACGAACTGTAA
- the hprK gene encoding HPr(Ser) kinase/phosphatase gives MLGKYNKEKEEQTKSAVKTENFISALSLTPVYLPKGEDEMTFSTSAVCRPGLFLAGYETFFAPSRVVVFGSAEMSFAMSLPKDILLERAKRMFALKIPCAVIARGIKPLPELIEAAEENGVPLFASSEITGVIGAKISEFISSALAEEITLHGVLVDVAGMGVLLKGQSGIGKSEVALELVHRGHRLVADDSVIIRRKGDILIGRSPDLIRHMLEIRGVGIINVERLFGSVAVRVNKSVDAVFELVEWEDGNTYERIGEENLREEILGVSIPKLEIPVKAGRNLFVVIEAAVAALRLKEMGYSAPQELEERLKRSE, from the coding sequence ATGCTCGGAAAGTATAACAAAGAAAAGGAAGAGCAAACCAAAAGCGCCGTAAAAACGGAGAACTTTATTTCCGCTCTGTCTTTGACGCCCGTCTATCTCCCGAAAGGGGAAGACGAAATGACGTTTTCCACTTCCGCGGTTTGCCGCCCGGGGCTTTTCCTCGCCGGCTACGAGACTTTCTTCGCGCCGAGTCGCGTCGTCGTCTTCGGAAGCGCGGAAATGAGCTTTGCGATGAGCCTTCCGAAAGATATTTTGCTGGAACGGGCAAAGCGTATGTTTGCATTGAAGATCCCCTGCGCGGTCATCGCGAGAGGGATCAAACCCCTCCCCGAACTCATCGAGGCGGCGGAAGAAAACGGCGTCCCGCTGTTTGCGTCTTCCGAGATCACGGGCGTGATCGGAGCGAAGATCAGCGAATTTATCTCTTCTGCGCTCGCGGAAGAGATCACGCTGCACGGCGTCTTGGTGGACGTCGCGGGAATGGGCGTCCTTCTCAAAGGGCAAAGCGGGATCGGAAAGAGCGAAGTCGCGCTCGAACTCGTCCACAGGGGGCATAGGCTTGTCGCGGACGACAGCGTCATCATTCGCAGAAAGGGAGATATTCTGATCGGCAGATCGCCCGATCTGATTCGTCATATGCTTGAAATCCGCGGCGTCGGGATCATTAACGTCGAGCGGTTGTTCGGCTCGGTCGCCGTCCGCGTCAATAAATCTGTGGACGCGGTCTTCGAACTCGTCGAGTGGGAAGACGGCAACACCTACGAGCGCATCGGTGAGGAAAATCTGCGCGAGGAGATCCTCGGCGTCAGCATTCCGAAGCTCGAAATTCCCGTCAAGGCGGGAAGAAATCTGTTCGTCGTCATCGAGGCGGCGGTCGCGGCGCTTCGCCTGAAAGAAATGGGGTACAGCGCGCCGCAGGAACTGGAAGAACGCTTGAAAAGGAGCGAATAA
- a CDS encoding HPr family phosphocarrier protein — translation MKVTVKAKKDLDLSAAKKIAETAGSFKAESRLLYGDKGANAKSLMGIVTLSYKKGAELVVYAEGKDAAAVIEALRAIL, via the coding sequence ATGAAAGTAACGGTTAAAGCGAAAAAAGATCTCGATCTGTCCGCCGCGAAAAAGATCGCGGAAACCGCGGGTTCCTTCAAAGCGGAAAGCCGCCTTTTGTACGGAGATAAAGGCGCGAATGCGAAAAGCTTGATGGGGATCGTGACTCTTTCGTATAAAAAGGGCGCGGAACTCGTCGTTTACGCGGAAGGGAAAGACGCCGCCGCGGTCATCGAGGCGCTTCGCGCGATCTTATAA
- a CDS encoding DNA polymerase III subunit alpha, which yields MRDFVHLHLHTEYSLLDGAARIDRLFKKARSLGMRSVAITDHGNMYGAVDFFHAAQADFEAQVKKALIEEKTKAGEEFDPDDIVVTADDFERYKELRIKPIIGCEFYMCENLHVKDRSSSTYHLILLAKNETGYYNLCKLNTIAWVDGFYTHPRIDFDAIKAHSEGLICLSACLAGIIPRAINNDRYDKACELALWFKDVFGEDFYLEIQNHEIPEEKKATVNLLKMSKELGIKVVATNDVHYIEKEDAEMQDVLICIGTARYIDDEVRMRMNGPYYYFKTAEEMEELFPNVPEALDNTIEIANKCNVEIKFHLPLLPPYVPPTGETPAEYLRRLAYEGIVRRYPVITDEIKERMEYELSVIIKMGFAEYYLIVWDFIDYARRHGIPVGAGRGSGVGSIIAYAIGITNVDPLRFNLIFERFLNVERVSNPDFDIDFCMEGRENVIQYVREKYGAERVTRIITFGTLAAKQAIKDVARVYRVPYADVDKLVKMLPEANGKMSIKGILGRDEKHVEQKSPDVIQLYESDPTIRKVLDMALKVEGMPRNTGMHAAGVVICKEIVGDFVPLQRNGEVVTTQYPKDQVEELGMLKMDFLGLVTLTDVNKAKIYIKENHGVDIDFHKLGYDNPEVYKLIASGDTDSVFQLEQGGMKRFMTQLRPTSLEDIIAGISLYRPGPMSSIPKYLENKNNPDKIVYLDERLRPILEMTYGCLVYQEQVMQIAREIAGYSYGRADILRRIMSKKKAKLMDEQKKIFFHGSPENVKKKLTAVEGALKRGVSEEVATKLFDDMADFAKYAFNKSHAAAYAVLSYETAYLKKYYTPEFITAVINDRITNIKEVAKYVTYLRTKGVDVLKPDINEGDVFFTTNGTSVRFGLVAVKAVGEDAARHVVEERKRGGKYKSLSDFFRRQSSMPNRAMVENLIKAGAFDCLGENRATLLANYEQVMSATAEDNKRKMSGQFSLFDEIEDLNVDADLVKMPELPRKQILENEFEVFSLYLSGHPLEDYREGYKSISFSTAQVAEAEEAYLEAQQNEDSVVEVKSLDGEQVTAAGMLIDVVKKVDKSGNEMAILKVQDLDGIIEAVAYGGTFSRCKDLIKNGNIVLADGVLKDRDGKYTLNLRSVRPWQAAEKSEAQPAAQEKPARNVVFVVRLPNEYQAAYQKLDRITSAYKGGVQLYMNIAGKYYLFERTVADSDSLIAELYGVFGPENVEIKERKK from the coding sequence ATGAGAGATTTTGTTCATTTGCATCTACATACGGAATATTCTTTGCTGGACGGCGCGGCGAGGATCGACCGCCTTTTTAAGAAGGCGCGCTCGCTCGGGATGCGCTCCGTCGCAATCACCGATCACGGCAATATGTACGGCGCGGTGGATTTTTTCCACGCGGCGCAAGCGGATTTCGAGGCGCAAGTCAAAAAGGCTTTGATCGAGGAAAAGACCAAAGCGGGCGAGGAATTCGATCCGGACGATATCGTCGTTACCGCGGATGATTTCGAGCGTTACAAGGAGCTTAGGATCAAACCGATCATCGGTTGCGAATTTTATATGTGCGAGAATCTGCACGTCAAAGATCGTTCGAGCTCGACGTATCACTTGATCCTTCTCGCGAAAAACGAGACGGGGTATTATAACCTTTGCAAACTCAACACGATCGCTTGGGTGGACGGATTTTACACCCATCCCCGCATCGATTTCGACGCGATCAAAGCGCATTCCGAAGGCTTGATCTGTTTGTCCGCCTGCTTGGCGGGTATCATTCCCCGCGCGATCAATAACGATCGCTACGACAAAGCCTGCGAACTCGCGCTGTGGTTCAAGGACGTGTTCGGCGAGGATTTCTATTTGGAGATCCAAAATCACGAAATCCCCGAGGAAAAGAAAGCGACGGTCAACCTTTTGAAAATGAGCAAAGAGCTCGGGATCAAAGTCGTCGCGACGAACGACGTCCACTATATCGAAAAAGAGGACGCGGAAATGCAGGACGTTTTGATTTGTATCGGAACGGCGCGCTATATCGACGACGAAGTCCGTATGCGAATGAACGGACCTTACTATTATTTCAAGACCGCCGAGGAGATGGAAGAACTCTTCCCGAACGTTCCCGAAGCGCTTGATAACACGATCGAGATCGCGAATAAATGTAACGTCGAGATCAAGTTCCATTTGCCGTTGCTCCCGCCTTACGTCCCCCCGACGGGCGAGACCCCCGCGGAATATCTCAGGCGCCTTGCTTACGAGGGCATCGTTCGTCGTTATCCCGTGATCACGGACGAGATCAAAGAGAGAATGGAGTACGAGCTTTCCGTCATCATCAAAATGGGCTTCGCGGAGTACTATTTGATCGTTTGGGACTTTATCGATTACGCACGCCGACACGGGATCCCCGTCGGAGCGGGGCGCGGAAGCGGCGTCGGCAGTATCATCGCCTATGCGATCGGAATAACGAACGTCGATCCTTTGCGCTTTAACTTGATTTTCGAGCGTTTCCTGAACGTCGAAAGAGTCTCGAACCCCGACTTCGATATCGATTTCTGCATGGAAGGGCGCGAAAACGTCATTCAGTACGTCCGCGAAAAGTACGGCGCGGAGCGCGTCACGAGGATCATAACGTTCGGAACGCTTGCGGCGAAGCAGGCGATTAAGGACGTCGCGCGCGTTTATCGCGTGCCCTATGCGGACGTCGATAAACTCGTAAAAATGCTTCCCGAAGCGAATGGCAAAATGAGCATCAAAGGCATTCTCGGCAGGGATGAAAAACACGTCGAGCAGAAAAGCCCGGACGTGATCCAACTCTATGAAAGCGACCCGACGATCCGCAAAGTCCTCGATATGGCGCTCAAAGTCGAGGGAATGCCGAGAAACACGGGTATGCACGCGGCGGGCGTCGTCATCTGTAAAGAGATCGTCGGCGATTTCGTCCCGCTTCAAAGAAACGGCGAAGTCGTAACGACGCAGTACCCGAAAGACCAAGTCGAAGAACTCGGAATGCTTAAAATGGACTTTTTGGGTCTCGTTACGCTGACGGACGTCAATAAAGCCAAAATCTACATCAAGGAAAATCACGGCGTGGACATCGATTTTCATAAACTCGGTTACGATAACCCCGAGGTTTATAAGCTGATTGCGTCGGGCGACACCGACTCGGTGTTCCAACTCGAACAAGGCGGGATGAAACGCTTTATGACTCAGCTTCGCCCGACCTCGCTCGAAGATATCATCGCAGGGATTTCTCTCTATCGCCCGGGTCCGATGAGCAGTATTCCGAAGTACCTCGAAAATAAAAACAACCCCGATAAGATCGTCTATTTGGACGAACGCTTGCGCCCGATCCTCGAAATGACCTACGGTTGCTTGGTCTATCAAGAGCAGGTCATGCAGATCGCGCGCGAGATCGCGGGATACAGTTACGGTCGCGCCGATATTCTGCGCCGTATCATGAGCAAGAAGAAAGCGAAACTGATGGACGAGCAGAAGAAGATCTTTTTCCACGGTTCGCCCGAGAACGTAAAAAAGAAGTTGACCGCCGTCGAAGGCGCGTTGAAGCGCGGCGTTTCGGAAGAAGTCGCGACCAAACTGTTCGACGATATGGCGGATTTCGCGAAGTATGCGTTCAACAAATCGCACGCTGCGGCTTACGCCGTCCTTTCTTACGAAACGGCGTATTTGAAAAAGTACTACACGCCCGAATTCATTACCGCCGTTATCAACGACCGTATCACGAATATCAAAGAAGTCGCGAAGTACGTTACCTATCTTCGCACCAAGGGCGTCGACGTCCTGAAACCCGATATCAACGAAGGCGACGTCTTCTTTACGACGAACGGGACCTCCGTCCGTTTCGGCTTGGTCGCCGTCAAGGCGGTCGGCGAGGACGCGGCGCGCCATGTCGTCGAAGAGAGAAAACGGGGCGGGAAATATAAGAGCCTTTCCGATTTCTTCCGCCGTCAAAGTTCGATGCCGAACCGCGCGATGGTCGAAAACCTGATCAAAGCGGGCGCGTTCGATTGCCTCGGGGAGAACCGCGCGACCTTGCTCGCGAATTACGAGCAAGTGATGTCCGCGACCGCCGAGGACAATAAGCGCAAGATGTCCGGGCAGTTCTCGCTGTTCGACGAGATCGAGGATCTGAACGTGGACGCGGATCTCGTAAAGATGCCCGAACTCCCGAGAAAGCAGATCCTCGAAAACGAGTTCGAAGTCTTCTCTTTGTATCTCTCCGGGCATCCGCTCGAAGATTACAGGGAAGGGTATAAGTCGATCTCTTTCTCGACCGCGCAAGTCGCCGAAGCCGAGGAGGCTTACCTCGAAGCGCAGCAAAACGAAGACTCCGTCGTCGAAGTCAAATCGCTGGACGGCGAGCAGGTGACGGCGGCGGGTATGCTGATCGACGTCGTTAAAAAGGTCGATAAGAGCGGCAACGAAATGGCGATCTTGAAAGTGCAGGATCTCGACGGGATCATCGAAGCGGTCGCCTACGGCGGAACGTTTTCCCGTTGCAAAGACCTCATCAAAAACGGAAACATCGTCCTTGCGGACGGTGTCTTGAAAGATCGCGACGGAAAATACACGTTGAATCTTCGTTCCGTTCGCCCGTGGCAAGCGGCGGAAAAGAGCGAAGCGCAGCCCGCGGCGCAGGAAAAGCCCGCGAGAAACGTCGTCTTCGTCGTCCGTCTTCCGAACGAATATCAGGCGGCGTATCAAAAACTCGACCGCATCACGAGCGCCTATAAAGGCGGCGTGCAACTCTATATGAATATTGCGGGCAAGTACTATCTCTTCGAGCGAACCGTCGCGGACAGCGACAGCCTGATCGCCGAGCTGTACGGAGTCTTCG
- the whiA gene encoding DNA-binding protein WhiA: MVTDQSVKEELFALCEEDLGDDFVQAILSFGGELGKDERGYYLFYSTHDYRLALAFSSYLKRAYSYDGEIGITAPEDKRRKRYFTVSVRSRTALSLLTDLKKIRVSGGAITLLDSGLKSNIAYVSDPAAYVRGVFLSCGSLSRASGAMRLTFVFDLEEYADEFRSFLEGEEIVLSKSERDGKFCLTSRRAQAISDFFALAGANKTVLAVQDKLVLTEVKTKIQRASNLSAANMDKAMSAAVKQYNDALYLKEHTSFYGVPEELASVAKARLEYKDASLEELRERLPEKISKSGLYHRFEKIGEMVNALREEEDESNG, encoded by the coding sequence ATGGTAACGGATCAATCGGTCAAAGAAGAATTGTTTGCGCTTTGCGAAGAAGATCTCGGGGACGATTTCGTCCAAGCGATCCTTTCGTTCGGCGGCGAGCTCGGCAAGGACGAAAGAGGCTATTACCTCTTTTATTCCACGCACGATTATCGCCTTGCGCTCGCTTTCTCGTCCTATTTGAAGCGCGCCTATTCCTACGACGGGGAGATCGGGATCACCGCGCCCGAAGATAAGCGCAGGAAGAGATACTTTACGGTGTCCGTGCGGAGCAGGACGGCGCTGTCGTTATTGACCGACTTAAAAAAGATCCGCGTTTCGGGCGGAGCGATCACGCTTTTGGACAGCGGTTTGAAAAGCAATATCGCTTACGTTTCCGATCCCGCGGCGTACGTTCGCGGCGTTTTCCTTTCCTGCGGGAGCCTGAGCCGCGCGTCGGGAGCGATGCGGCTGACTTTCGTCTTCGACCTCGAAGAGTATGCCGACGAGTTCCGCTCTTTTCTCGAAGGAGAGGAGATCGTCCTTTCGAAAAGCGAAAGGGACGGGAAGTTTTGCCTGACTTCGCGCAGAGCGCAGGCGATCAGCGATTTCTTCGCGCTTGCCGGCGCGAATAAGACCGTCCTTGCCGTTCAGGACAAGCTCGTTCTGACCGAGGTAAAAACCAAGATCCAGCGCGCGTCCAACCTTTCGGCGGCGAATATGGATAAAGCGATGAGCGCGGCAGTCAAGCAGTATAACGACGCATTGTACTTAAAGGAACACACTTCGTTTTACGGCGTTCCGGAAGAACTCGCCTCGGTCGCGAAGGCAAGGCTCGAATATAAAGACGCGTCGCTCGAAGAGCTTCGGGAAAGGCTTCCCGAAAAGATCTCCAAGAGCGGCTTATATCACAGATTTGAAAAGATCGGCGAAATGGTAAACGCCCTTCGGGAGGAAGAGGATGAAAGTAACGGTTAA
- the murB gene encoding UDP-N-acetylmuramate dehydrogenase, protein MSDIISEEIERLKKENYAYRIGVSGETLTTFGSGGPVAIVVYPENVKRLLALEEILRGIPRLVMGGGSNVLLPSAGFAGAIVKLDAFRGERACGRVLEVGAGVKMPRLSAFAKAARLSGVEFASGIPGTVGGAIRTNASAFGQAISDGLSFVTALVGNKIERLSPSELGFSHHRAKLPKDSIVLSAAFALEEGDGEKIGERIRSMREKRLQTQPQGRSAGSVFRKCGSVPAAIYIEKTGLKGLKIGGARLSEKHCNFIVNEGGASSEDFFEIGETVRKKVAEEQGVLLEYEVEKIGW, encoded by the coding sequence ATGTCGGATATTATTTCGGAAGAAATCGAAAGACTGAAAAAAGAAAACTACGCCTATCGGATCGGCGTTTCGGGCGAAACGCTGACGACGTTCGGTTCGGGCGGTCCCGTCGCGATCGTCGTTTATCCCGAGAACGTAAAAAGGCTTCTCGCGCTCGAAGAGATCTTGCGGGGAATCCCGCGTCTCGTGATGGGCGGCGGAAGCAACGTCCTTCTTCCCTCGGCGGGATTCGCGGGCGCGATCGTAAAACTCGACGCGTTTCGCGGGGAGCGCGCTTGCGGGCGCGTCCTCGAAGTCGGCGCGGGCGTAAAAATGCCGCGGCTCTCCGCTTTCGCGAAAGCCGCTCGGCTCTCGGGCGTCGAATTCGCTTCGGGAATTCCCGGGACGGTCGGCGGCGCGATCCGAACGAATGCTTCCGCATTCGGTCAGGCGATCTCGGACGGGCTTTCGTTCGTCACCGCGCTCGTCGGGAATAAAATCGAAAGGCTTTCCCCGTCCGAACTCGGGTTTTCCCATCATCGGGCGAAACTTCCGAAAGATTCGATCGTCCTTTCCGCGGCGTTTGCTCTTGAAGAAGGGGACGGAGAGAAGATTGGGGAAAGAATCCGATCTATGCGCGAAAAACGTTTGCAAACGCAACCGCAGGGGCGATCCGCGGGAAGCGTGTTTCGGAAATGCGGATCGGTCCCCGCCGCGATCTATATCGAAAAAACGGGGCTGAAAGGCTTGAAGATCGGCGGCGCGCGCCTATCCGAAAAGCATTGTAATTTTATCGTAAACGAGGGCGGCGCGTCTTCGGAAGACTTTTTCGAGATCGGAGAGACCGTTCGAAAAAAGGTTGCCGAAGAGCAGGGAGTCCTCCTCGAATACGAAGTGGAGAAGATCGGATGGTAA
- the uvrC gene encoding excinuclease ABC subunit UvrC codes for MNEGIRVKLKELPEDSGVYKMMDEKGEILYVGKAKNLKNRVRSYFNASPKAEKVLAMVEKVCDFDYIITRTEEEALVLENNLIKFHKPFYNILLKDDKLYPFLRIDLSKPFPRVEIIRRLKADKARYFGPYMVGISATEMLRLIHSAFPVRECALNMEKIPKSHRPCLNAHIGRCLAPCSGKVTKEEYRAVLNDVIAFLNGNDDTIRDNLERKMREASENMQYEQAIFYRDRIETLEKMIRRQIAALPNDFNLDVFAIASGGDGMAVATLIVRGGKIVGGEKFAVRDASIDLAGTLSSFINRYYDGGIVAEGVVTSVPLPDEEALSSLLSEKKGEKVTVSSPRGGVRAQLAEIASKNAVEYLSRSTAELSRKDRLTTGASKNLADLLGLDSSLDRIECFDISHISGTDKVSSMVVFTKGEKDAKMYRTFRIKTVEGNNDFACMKETLSRRFERLKEGKDSSFSVRPDLLVIDGGIGQVHYAMEAMKEAGEEIPMIGLAEREEIIVLPTGEEIRLPKSAFALRLLIRIRDEAHRFAITFHRKLRAKRSVKSMLLEIEGVGEKTVKTLHKAFGSLDELRSASADEIAAVKGVTRPAAEKIAAFFADKK; via the coding sequence ATGAACGAAGGAATTCGGGTAAAACTCAAAGAACTGCCGGAGGATAGCGGCGTTTATAAAATGATGGACGAAAAAGGGGAGATCCTGTACGTCGGGAAGGCGAAGAATCTCAAAAACCGCGTCCGTTCCTATTTCAATGCGTCCCCCAAAGCGGAAAAGGTCCTTGCGATGGTCGAAAAGGTTTGCGATTTCGACTATATCATCACGCGCACCGAAGAGGAAGCCCTTGTCCTCGAAAACAATCTGATCAAATTCCATAAGCCTTTTTACAATATTCTTTTGAAAGACGATAAACTCTATCCCTTTTTGCGGATCGACCTGTCGAAACCCTTTCCTCGGGTCGAGATCATTCGCCGATTGAAAGCGGATAAAGCGCGCTATTTCGGACCGTATATGGTCGGGATATCGGCTACGGAAATGCTGCGGCTGATCCATTCGGCGTTCCCCGTCCGCGAGTGCGCTTTGAATATGGAAAAGATTCCGAAAAGTCACCGTCCTTGCCTGAACGCGCATATCGGGCGATGTCTCGCGCCTTGCTCCGGGAAGGTTACGAAAGAGGAATACCGCGCGGTCCTGAACGACGTCATCGCTTTTTTGAACGGGAACGACGACACGATCCGCGATAACTTAGAGCGGAAAATGCGCGAGGCTTCCGAGAATATGCAGTACGAGCAGGCGATCTTTTATCGCGATCGGATCGAGACCCTCGAAAAAATGATCCGCAGGCAGATCGCCGCGCTCCCGAACGATTTCAATCTCGACGTTTTCGCGATCGCGTCGGGCGGCGACGGAATGGCGGTCGCGACTTTGATCGTTCGCGGCGGAAAGATCGTCGGCGGCGAAAAATTCGCGGTTCGCGACGCGAGCATCGACCTCGCGGGAACGCTTTCGAGTTTCATCAATCGTTATTATGACGGCGGGATCGTCGCGGAGGGCGTCGTCACTTCCGTCCCTCTGCCGGACGAGGAAGCGCTTTCTTCGCTTCTGTCCGAAAAGAAAGGAGAAAAGGTTACCGTCTCTTCCCCGAGAGGGGGCGTCCGCGCGCAACTCGCGGAGATCGCTTCGAAAAACGCCGTCGAATATCTTTCGCGTTCGACCGCCGAACTCTCTCGAAAAGACCGCTTGACGACGGGCGCCTCGAAAAACCTCGCCGATCTTTTGGGGCTGGATTCTTCGCTCGATCGGATCGAGTGTTTCGATATCAGTCATATCAGCGGGACGGATAAAGTCAGCTCTATGGTCGTCTTTACGAAAGGGGAAAAGGACGCGAAAATGTATCGCACCTTTCGGATCAAGACCGTCGAAGGGAATAATGACTTCGCTTGTATGAAAGAGACGCTGTCTCGCCGATTCGAGCGACTGAAAGAGGGAAAAGATTCCTCCTTTTCCGTTCGCCCCGATCTCCTCGTCATAGACGGCGGCATCGGGCAGGTGCATTACGCGATGGAAGCGATGAAAGAAGCGGGCGAGGAGATCCCGATGATCGGGCTTGCGGAAAGAGAAGAGATCATCGTCCTTCCGACGGGCGAAGAGATCCGCCTGCCGAAATCTGCGTTCGCGCTTCGGCTTTTGATCCGCATTCGCGACGAGGCGCACCGTTTCGCGATCACGTTTCACCGAAAACTTCGCGCGAAACGCAGCGTAAAAAGTATGCTTCTCGAAATCGAAGGCGTCGGCGAAAAGACGGTCAAGACTTTACACAAGGCGTTCGGATCGCTCGACGAGCTTCGCTCCGCTTCGGCGGACGAGATCGCCGCAGTCAAGGGAGTCACGCGTCCCGCGGCGGAAAAGATCGCGGCGTTTTTTGCGGATAAAAAATAA